The Papio anubis isolate 15944 chromosome 5, Panubis1.0, whole genome shotgun sequence genome has a segment encoding these proteins:
- the GZMK gene encoding granzyme K: MTKFSSFSLFFLIAGACMTPVCFNMEIIGGKEVSPHSRPFMASIQYGGHHVCGGVLIDPQWVLTAAHCQYPFTKGQSPTVVLGAHSLSKNEASKQTLEIKKFIPFPRFTSDPQSNDIMLVKLQTAAKLNKHVKLLHVRSKNYLRSGTKCEVTGWGATDPDFLRPSDTLREVTVTVLSRKLCNSQSYYNRDPFITKDMVCAGDAKGQKDSCKGDSGGPLICKGVFHAIVSGGHECGVAKKPGIYTLLNKKYQTWIKSNLAPPHTN; encoded by the exons ATGActaagttttcttccttttctctgtttttcctaaTAGCTGGGGCTTGTATGACTCCTGTGT GTTTCAATATGGAAATTATTGGAGGGAAAGAAGTGTCACCTCACTCCAGGCCATTTATGGCCTCCATCCAGTATGGCGGACATCACGTTTGTGGAGGTGTTCTGATTGATCCACAGTGGGTGCTGACAGCGGCCCACTGCCAATATCC GTTTACCAAAGGCCAGTCTCCCACTGTGGTTTTAGGAGCACACTCTCTCTCAAAGAATGAGGCCTCCAAACAAACATTGGAGATTAAAAAATTTATACCATTCCCAAGATTTACATCAGATCCTCAATCAAATGATATTATGCTGGTTAAG CTTCAAACAGCCGCAAAACTCAATAAACATGTCAAGCTGCTCCACGTAAGATCCAAAAACTATCTTAGATCTGGAACCAAATGCGAGGTTACTGGCTGGGGAGCCACCGACCCAGATTTCTTAAGACCTTCTGATACCCTGCGAGAAGTCACTGTTACTGTCCTAAGTCGAAAACTTTGCAACAGCCAAAGTTACTACAATCGCGACCCTTTTATCACCAAAGACATGGTCTGTGCAGGAGATGCCAAAGGCCAGAAGGATTCCTGTAAG ggTGATTCAGGGGGCCCCTTGATTTGTAAAGGTGTCTTCCATGCCATAGTCTCTGGAGGTCATGAATGTGGTGTTGCCAAAAAGCCTGGAATCTACACCCTGCTAAACAAGAAATACCAGACTTGGATCAAAAGCAACCTTGCCCCACCTCATACAAATTAA